One part of the Anopheles coustani chromosome 2, idAnoCousDA_361_x.2, whole genome shotgun sequence genome encodes these proteins:
- the LOC131266228 gene encoding circadian locomoter output cycles protein kaput, which translates to MYDDDEEESFGGSIDIDHHHHHHHHHHHHTDDYSAMDEDPDDKDDTKRKSRNLSEKKRRDQFNLLVNELSSMVSSNSRKMDKSTVLKSTIAFLKSHNEIAVRSRVHEIQTDWKPSFLSNEEFTHLILEALDGFIIVFSSTGRVFYASESITSLLGHLPSDLLNMTVYDMVYEDDQNDLYNILLNPTTVVDPLQTGISRENQVTFSCYIKRGTVDYRTDVSYENVQFTGYFRSDVETESLMTTSRFSGYTSDADSRLVFVGTGRLQTPQLIREMSIVDNTKSEFTSRHSLEWKFLFLDHRAPPIIGYLPFEVLGTSGYDYYHFDDLEKVVACHEALMQKGEGTSCYYRFLTKGQQWIWLQTRFYITYHQWNSKPEFVVCTHRVVSYADVMKQMRNQTAGDGKFSEDADSISVHGTERKLQQSSSQSLLATSPWSSKSSRTSRVAATPCVSPTGLSNRGRHRYNTYHGPGSDSATSISTESHTSRQSLVTQHSRSRMRTSTFPSKVSSHGSQQDRQGATHFLLQNQQQLQQHQQQQQQQLHHQQHHQEQQQQHQQLQQNQMQQQQQQLHQQQTHLHQQQTQLQHQQMQAHHQQQHLHHQHLQQQQQQQQQQQQQQQQSHQRPHPSQAPHASMVQNPSETDGYGSQLQGQQQQHPHSLHQHHHQQQQHHHHQQQQQQQQQQQQQPIQATLAATPSTTTIRASATIITPPVTQIISATGFIETQQYLTAIPVQPVASFSETAPGMLSPLQSTSPHGTFSAVAAHHSAVAGAGGVVLTPCQNQVQDQLQRKHEELQHLIIQQQEELRRVQEQLLMARYGLLPSIVSLPFPPAPSNGAGPSHGPPERSTPFLQHHQTAQGAAFHHHHHHYHPSASGGQTQQPPSHPGVVHAQQPQAQQQQQQQPSQGQQQQDQQLLSVPPDQKPIIHSDSEQLNFTDPGQGKLSESGDMVSYMQLTPVPIHHLQQHQQQQQHHRHHHPSSQSSASTTPASSALNQPQHQLMQMGATPGDGSETSGSNMSNSMGLLQYQMAPEQAQILFTSGMEQQQGQAQQQPPSQQQQPPPQPPQPPSQHQGAGSSDAGSRTQGSEM; encoded by the exons AtgtacgacgacgacgaggaggaaagCTTCGGTGGTTCGATCGATATcgatcaccaccatcatcaccatcaccaccatcaccaccatacGGATGATTACTCCGCAATGGATGAGGACCCGGACGACAAAGATGATACGAAACG AAAATCCCGCAATCTTAGCGAGAAGAAGCGCCGTGACCAGTTCAACCTACTGGTCAACGAGCTCAGCTCGATGGTGTCATCCAATAGTCGAAAGATGGACAAATCGACCGTGCTGAAGTCGACGATCGCATTCCTGAAGAGCCATAACGAGATCGCGGTCCGATCGCGTGTCCACGAGATCCAAACCGACTGGAAGCCGTCGTTTCTGTCCAACGAGGAGTTCACTCATCTCATCCTGGAGGCACTGGACGGGTTTATCATCGTATTTTCGTCGACCGGGCGAGTATTCTACGCGTCTGAAAGTATTACCTCGCTGCTCGGGCACCTACCG AGTGACCTGCTAAACATGACCGTTTACGATATGGTGTACGAGGACGATCAAAACGACCTGTACAACATTCTTCTGAACCCGACGACGGTGGTGGACCCTCTGCAGACGGGCATCAGCAGGGAGAACCAGGTTACCTTCTCGTGCTACATCAAGCGGGGGACTGTCGACTATCGGACGGATGTGTCGTACGAGAACGTCCAGTTCACGGGCTATTTCC GAAGCGATGTCGAGACGGAATCGCTCATGACGACATCCCGCTTTAGCGGCTACACGAGTGACGCCGACTCGCGGCTCGTGTTCGTCGGCACCGGGCGTCTGCAGACGCCCCAGCTGATCCGCGAAATGTCCATCGTGGACAACACGAAAAGTGAGTTCACCTCTCGGCACAGCCTCGAGTGGAAGTTCCTGTTCCTCGACCACCGTGCGCCACCCATCATCGGCTACCTCCCGTTTGAAGTGCTGGGAACTTCCGGGTATGACTATTATCATTTTGACGATCTGGAAAAGGTGGTGGCTTGTCATGAAGCAT TGATGCAGAAAGGCGAGGGAACGTCGTGCTACTACCGGTTTCTTACCAAAGGCCAGCAGTGGATCTGGCTGCAGACGCGCTTCTACATTACCTACCACCAGTGGAACTCGAAGCCGGAGTTCGTCGTGTGTACGCACCGGGTGGTGAGTTACGCGGACGTGATGAAGCAGATGCGCAACCAGACGGCGGGCGATGGTAAGTTCTCCGAGGACGCGGACAGTATCAGTGTGCACGGGACGGAACGGAAGCTGCAGCAGTCGTCCTCGCAGAGTTTGCTCGCGACTTCACCGTGGAGTTCGAAGAGCTCCCGTACATCCCGGGTCGCAGCGACTCCTTGCGTCTCACCCACCGGTCTGTCGAACCGGGGACGCCATCGGTACAACACCTACCACGGTCCGGGGTCGGATTCGGCCACTTCCATCTCCACGGAATCTCACACCAGCCGACAGTCGCTTGTCACACAACATTCC CGCTCCCGGATGCGTACCAGTACCTTCCCGTCGAAAGTTTCCTCACACGGTAGCCAGCAGGATCGGCAAGGAGCCACTCATTTTCTACTCCAAaatcagcagcagctgcagcagcaccaacagcagcagcagcagcaacttcaccaccaacaacatcaccaagaacaacaacagcagcatcagcagttaCAGCAAAATCagatgcagcagcaacagcagcaactacATCAGCAGCAGACGCATCTCCACCAACAGCAGACACAGTTGCAGCACCAACAGATGCAAgcacaccatcagcagcagcacctacatcatcaacatctccagcagcaacaacagcagcagcagcaacagcagcaacaacagcagcaaagtcATCAACGTCCACATCCTTCGCAAGCGCCGCATGCTTCGATGGTACAAAACCCTTCCGAAACTGATGGATACGGGTCTCAGCTGCAAggtcagcaacagcaacatccACATTCcctccaccaacaccaccaccagcagcagcagcatcatcaccatcagcagcagcagcagcaacaacagcagcagcaacagcagccaaTACAAGCCACTCTAGCGGCAACCCCGTCCACGACTACGATACGAGCGTCGGCCACGATCATCACCCCACCAGTGACGCAGATCATCAGTGCGACCGGGTTCATCGAAACGCAGCAGTATTTGACGGCCATCCCGGTGCAGCCGGTGGCCAGCTTTTCCGAGACGGCGCCCGGTATGCTTTCCCCGCTGCAGTCCACGTCGCCTCACGGGACGTTCTCGGCCGTCGCTGCACACCATTCGGCCGTGGCGGGCGCCGGTGGCGTCGTGCTGACACCCTGCCAGAATCAGGTGCAGGATCAGCTGCAGCGCAAGCACGAGGAGCTGCAGCACCTGATCATCCAGCAGCAGGAGGAGCTGAGGCGTGTGCAGGAACAATTGCTGATGGCACGGTACGGCTTGCTGCCGTCGATCGTATCGCTCCCGTTCCCGCCGGCCCCTAGCAATGGAGCAGGGCCGAGCCATGGACCACCGGAGCGCAGTACTCCGTTCCTGCAGCATCATCAGACGGCGCAAGGGGCAgcgtttcatcatcatcatcaccactaCCACCCATCGGCGTCGGGTGGGCAAACACAGCAGCCACCTAGTCACCCGGGAGTGGTTCATGCACAACAACCACaggctcagcagcagcagcagcagcaaccgtcCCAagggcagcaacagcaagatCAGCAACTATTATCGGTTCCTCCCGACCAGAAACCTATCATTCATTCCGATTCCGAGCAGCTTAACTTCACCGACCCCGGCCAAGGGAAGCTGTCCGAGTCGGGTGATATGGTATCGTATATGCAGCTCACACCGGTTCCTATACACCATctgcaacagcatcagcagcagcagcaacatcaccGGCACCATCATCCCTCCAGCCAATCGTCGGCATCAACTACACCCGCCTCATCCGCCCTGAACCAGCCGCAGCATCAGCTGATGCAAATGGGCGCCACGCCGGGCGATGGCTCGGAAACATCGGGCAGCAACATGAGCAACAGCATGGGACTGCTGCAGTATCAGATGGCTCCCGAGCAGGCACAGATTCTCTTCACCTCGGGCATGGAACAACAGCAGGGGCAGGCACAGCAGCAACCACCGAGCCAACAGCAAcagccaccaccacaaccaccacaacCCCCTTCGCAACACCAAGGAGCGGGGAGTTCCGATGCCGGATCCCGAACGCAAGGTAGTGAGATGTAG